Sequence from the Zeugodacus cucurbitae isolate PBARC_wt_2022May chromosome 5, idZeuCucr1.2, whole genome shotgun sequence genome:
TAAACatacacttttttttaaatatgtcaaAGAGAGCAATTAAATTGTAAACACTTAATAGTCGTTTAAGCTTGTGTACGCATAAATGTTTacttattttacatacatacatagatgtaagtatgtattaatTCAATGGTATTCAAATTGTTGTCTCAGTAAATGCTTAGAATtacgtaaatatgtattgtatttatagaaattaaaataatttaacttaatttattgtGTATTAAATGGCGTGGGgaaattcaaatacatattaataattaaaaaatagaagtttgtatttattggttttttaattggtgTTATAATCGGGCTCTCTTTTGTGTTCTCCTTGTCGAAGTTGGTGTTCGAATTGCTCAGAAGACAAATTAATCAAAGTGCTGATCAGGCTCTCATTTGTACTCTCACGCTCTTattatttttcgaagttagtgttcgaattcgaattcgaaaagTCTGCATACAATAAAAATTGCACAATATTTAAGCAATCATTGACACAAACTAAACAAATTGGAAAAGGATAGAACCTAATCAGAGCATTTATCAAGATCTAGGTTGTACTCTTACGCTCTTTtcatttttcgaagttagtgttcaaattcgaaaattctgggtacaataaaattttcacaaatttgatGCTATCAATGACACATACTAAACAAATTGGAAAAACGCCAGTCTCCAGGAATTCAAAATGCTGATAAATGAATGTTCGAAAAAGGAAAGTTTTCGgatttacaaatatttggttCTGTTCACCACCAAACTTTtgggtatatattttattgctactaaaacaacaacaaaaaatagtcttATCAAACTTACAAACCACATTTCAACAAGCTCCCAACCGACTTGAAACAATCCAATCAGGAACCaataactcaaaatattttcaacgacTTTCTGGTTAGCGTAAATGGCACAAACTCTGATTCTTATATTATTCGGGTACTCTTTTACAACATTACAACAAAAAGAAGTGATTAATAAATTACTAAGAACTGATTTCTtgtaatttaacaatttttaggttaggttgtttCGAAAACGGTATTAAAACCGGCTAGTAAATTCAATGGCGGTCTTCAATTTTCAACTCCGCCATATCCCAAGGCTTAAAAGCAAACTCAACACAATTTCAAGCATTTCTAAGTTTTGATTGATTTATTTCGAATTataattacacaattttttggCCTTAGTTTTGCTAATTTCTGTTTGCAGTTTGCACACAACACACGTTTTGAAACATATTGAAATTGGCAGATTATACTTCTCTCTTACGAGTACAAGAGATCGACCTGACAAATTGgcttttcatttcgttttacaatgaacaataaaaacttacagaatacatacatatacatatgtacgttcgCATGCATATATTTGACGTacaatttgtgtattattttatgaaataagttataaatattaatttcaatattgctCCGACATGATAAGTACGACGAGTGAAGTCCAACCCGTAAACGGATAGCAGCCTTTGCCCTGCCCTGTGGTGTCGTCATATTGCTCCCACAGATAGCCGGTTCTTTGGTATTCCTTGAATAGATTGCCTACAACATTTTCACGCAATTCGTTGTAGATTTCACGCGCCAATGCGGCATACGGTCCCTCAACGGTGCCGTAATGATGCAATGCTCTTATTGCTAGATAATTGATATTTATCCAGATGGGACCACGCCAATATGGCGGATCATGTTCCGTATTACGTTTCATATACAATGGTGAGTTCTTCGATAGTGAACGTAGACCATAATTGGTCCACAACATATTGGGATCACGTAAATCGCGTAGCAATTTGCCTAGATAAACCGAATCGTGGTCGAGTATTTGCAGCAGGAAGGGGAATAGATTCACATAACCATATGTGGTATCGACAAATTGACGTTCCGGCTGCTTCATAGTGACGCGTACCAtttccaattgttgttgttggtattttttcagattttgttTGGTCACTTGTGGCCGCTTAAGCACTACGCCATCTGTGTGTAGGCCCCAATCGGCATAGGTCTCGGTGAAGGGACTCAAGTGCTGCTCATTCAGCAATTGGTTGTCGGCGAGGAAGGAGGCAGTTTCGTAGTATTTAATGCTGTCTTTACCGAGTATGTCGGataagtcgctcattactcTCGCCGCGAGCGCGATCCAACAACGCAGATCGACATGACGCTCATAATTGGTGGGATGCGAGGCACGCGGGTAATCATCTAAACCCGATGTCAGCGTTTTGGGGTTCAATTCAGTCTCGCTGGAGGCATTACGCCCACGCCAATAGTAAGTGCCCAACACATCGCCACGCTGCGTGGTATTGTACCAGGCGAACCAAGTTTGCAGGCGTGGATAGAGCCGCTCCAACACGTCGAGACGTCCTTTCACCGAAAGCTCCTTCTTATGATGTGTAAGTATTTTGTCCAGTGTGAGGAAAAATGTCGGTGGATTTGCGTTGGTGTTATGTTGTACGACGAATTCTTCCGGTACTTTAGCCAGCGCCTCTACGCCTAAGATCTGTTCTCTTGGTATCCAACCTTCTATGTTTAGCAGATCGAACCAATGGCACATGATATCCAGCGCAATGTCCAAATCCCATGAGGATATAAGTAGTGTTTGAAAACCTTCATCCCACAAGAAACCACGTGGAAAGAATGAACGTGACGGCACGGAGGTGTAAAGTGGCGCCTTCCAGTATGGCACTGGTTTCTTCGTATAAACAGATTTCACTTTACTTGAGCCATAAAAGTAACCAATACCACCAATCAAGTTGCTAACGGCATATTTGGCGAATTTTATCTCTTTAGCCGAATAACCTTTGGCAACTAAATGGAATGTGTCCTCAAAACGCTTATCGAATTCGGACAATTTCGCTTGCAACGAATTGGTAAACTCGCGGCCTGTGGGCGGCTTTGACACATTCTCATTAGAAAAACTGGAAGTGGATTGATATATAATATCCATGGTGAAGTCCACCTCTGCGGTGATTTGTATGGCAATGAAATTGGGGTCAGCAGCAACTACACCATTTTGTGAGATCATTTCACCTGGTAAACCCACAAAGCGATTTTCGCGCTTATCAGTAAATACGCGAAAGTGTGAGAATACAGTCTCCTTCAATTTGCTGAGCGAAGGTGCCACCGTGCTTAAATAAGATTTGTGTAGAATTCTGCCTTTAATTGGTTGAAAGCGTacctgtaaaatattttaaataattttataaaatacaataatacatatatacaattcatTGCAACACACCTTAAATTCACCCAAACCAAGCGTCTCGCCATACACACCTGCTTCGGGGCTATTATCATTTGAAATATACCTAATATGACCATTTGTGCGCTCGTCAAGCGCTACATACCAAATCAGCGAAATCGAGTGATCCCATGTTTTAGTTATATTACGCACCGACACACGCGCTGTCCAATCGCCACCTAATTTTCTACCACCAGGGTACTTTATATAAGAAGTTTTCAACTCGAATGGCAGATCATGTATTTCTTGTACACCAAATGTACGCCCGTCATGATGCGTCCAACCGTATTTATCTAGATTGTCACCGATTTCACACCAATGACGTATGCCGCGACCACCATGTCCCAAATTGGATGGTGTGTACCACATCAAACCCATTACTAGGGAGTGTGGATCGCGTGTTTTCATACCGAAATAGGTAAGTGGGCGATAGGAGCCCCAATAACGTTCTGGATCGTCCAGCCCAGAGCGTGTCACCATTTTCTCATTATCAAACGGTGTATTTACACGAGTTTCCAGGTAACCTAAGTAGCCGAAATAGGACGCTACACCCAAACACACAAAACCAATCAGGGTCTTCCATTTATCCAACATTAATTTGGGCCACAACGAGAAGCTGCTGCGTTTTTTGTGTGcacctttatttttatttgcacccGAGGTTGACGAGGAAATCGTACTAGAACTTGAGCCGCTATTACCGCCACTACTATGCGTGGAGTGGGAATCGTTCTTTTTGTGCTTCGCTGTATTTTTGCTACCTTTGTTGTGGCTATTACTGTTAGTAGGTGTTTGTGGATTACTGCCATTAGCGGTATTGTTTGTAGTAGTATTATTGCCCGTTTGTGAGTTTGTGCCCTCACCGGCTGTGCTAACATTGCGTCGTTGCCTAGCCATTTTGCAAATCGATGAGCCGCCGATGAGTATGTTTACGTGTCGTTTACTTATCTCTAGTTAAACGCTGGCTATAATTAAAGcatatacacaaatttgttaagaagttatattttaattagcTCAAGAAACTCTTCATAAATACCTTCCTATCGCACTATTGCTCCTTGAAACATAATTTTATGTACTTTATTAACTCtgttaaatgtcaaaaatacacaattatgaaaaaaaaatatattcactgGAAACAGTGTTGAGCAACGTTGTTTGCTTTGCGACATCTGTTGGTAACATCACATTAACGAACAAACTTTTTGAGAAAGAGTACACCAATTTTTCTAATTCAGTCAAgccataaacattttaattttttttttgctaaaagtaACTAAAGATGTCGCTGTGGTTTTGTGAAACTCACCAAAACGTTCTTAAAATTCTTGGAATTGTTGAAATGGTGTGTTAAAGTTGAAATAATTGAGAGTACAGTGGTTGAGTGTGTTTATTACAACTTCATGTAATTTCAAGTCTCAGGTTCGACGCCCACTCAGGgcgaatttattaattattacaattacaattacaatgcaATACCAAATATATTCTCAAAAAAGTCCCTCTTCCAATATCCGCCACACGTCATTTGCTACAACCTTTGCATTTGCGACGTGCCATGGAAGTTGCAGGGAGATAAAGTTAAGTTCTCTGAAGGAAGCCAAGAAGTGATCTCAATGATATACTTGGTGCCAATAAGACgagaaacactttttaaatttcgttttgaaaaaaaaatatgtttctaatatttattaatatctttttaaaattcattaaattcttGATAACCATTAAAATATGCTTTGCATAGATTTCTACCATATTTTTTAATCTCTATACTTATACATAGCCTTATTAGAACCTTTTCTAGACGAAATCACGGAACGACGGGTTCGATTGAATAAGAATCAATCACTGTTTCATGAAGAAATCGTTTAAAATGTTACAAATCTGCACGATAAGGGCTTCGAATTCAACGTATTTTCCGCATCAGGCTAATAGTGACTTTATTCTGTTATTCAGAACACAAAAGAATGGTCACTTGACAGAAATGTGGTGACAATAAAGCGATAAGCGCTGAGACGGATACGGAGACACAACTTACTATGGAAATTTAAAGACATGCTTGAACATTGTTTCCTTTTAAAACAGAATTCGGCTAAGTTGAGAGCTCGAGTTTTTAAAGGGTCGCTAAGGATAGGAATTCAGCTAGTGGCGAACTGAATAAAGTGTAGAACTATGGATTATTCTATTAAACCTCTAAACTTTCGTTGAACTCTATGCGCTCCATTAATATTTTGCTATTAGCGTGTAATAGTTATAGAGTTATTCTGGGTGCCCAACGCCCGCTTAAATACTCCTATGTAAGTAATTTTAGATATTAATTATAccttgaacagggtatattaagtttgtcacgaagtttgtaacacccagaaggaagcgtcggaggccctataaagtatatatataaatgatcagtatgttgaactgagtcgatttagccatgtccgtctgtcagtctgtatatatacgaactagtccttcagtttttaagatatcgttttgaaattttgcagatgttattttctcttcaagaagctgctcatttgtcggaactgccgatatcagaccactatatcatatagctgccatacaaactgaacgatcggaactAAGGACTTGAATGGacaacttccgcattttactacataccttcacgaaatttggtgtgagttattgttcatagaaataatttaatatccgaaaaaattgttcagatcggttcaccatagcatatagctgccatacaaaccgaacgatcggaatcaagggcttgtatggaaaacttccgcatttgacgtggtatcttcacaaaatttggtgtgagttattgttcatagaaataatttaatatccgaagaaattgttcagatcggttaactatataaccttaatgtttctagcaaacaacccggctaaaaagaattagtaaaatgatttctttttttttacttactttttcttacgtctttagatttgcttaaacacatagttactaaaagaaatgcacctgagaagggtatattagcttcgataCAGCCAaaattaacgttttttcttgttttgttaagtttttcagaaaaaaaaaacattgttagTCCTGGTTTGGGTCTCAGGTAAGTCATTCAATTCCAATCCGTTAACCAACAAAGTGAATGAATTCTGCTATGCAACATTTATCTTAATtctaatacaaataatttatatatacatatatatataacatatgtataagtaagtaCACAGTTACTCACATAATCAATTAGAGCAAAATTTGCAGTTGCATTTCGGAAAAAAAAGAACACCTTGACACCTTGGCTGCTGCTGTTTTGGCCACACGCTGCTAACTGTTTAAAGCAAAAAGTCACCTGCTCAATAAGTGTTGCTTCTAACCGGAGAGCAACATTGGAAAACGCATTGCGAAAAAGGCGCCACAAAGACATTGCCTAAATGGACTATAAAGAGAGCCGCTTTTGTCGGCAGCCATACAAGACACAGCGGATgaccgtatatacatatgtactcatgcTAACAAACCATTCGTTTCTATTGGCCGCTGTGGTAAGCCAAAATCGACCAGGAGCGCTAAGGAGGGTAATTATGCAAtcgacacacacatatgtacacatacacacaaagaaATTAATGGTCGACGCAATGtgcaaaattcaattcaattcaattcattaatttatcAAATGAAAATGCGCACAAAATGCATGAAAGAAGGCGCAACAAAGGCACACTCTCAGCAAATCACACCTTTACACCTTTTGTGCGAGAACGCTCGCCTTTCAACGCACCGTTAAGTGCGTTGATAAATGCGAAAGGAGTGTGTGCGCCAGTGTCTGTGTCCGTGTGTGTCTATGGTGGCGGTCAGCAATTGAGGCGTCATTTGGGGCGGTTTTGTTAGAATGGCCAATAATGACCGAATAGTCGCCGCTGCCACTCGTACAGGCAGGCGGTCAGACCAAAGTAGTTCGCCGGGCGTTAGACTCATTTGAGGACACCCATTGATCATGTCAATTTGCAGTTTGCCGTTCACAGCTCTTCTCGACGCTTATTAGGTGCTATTGACGCCGGCATGTTGAGTGTGAGGCTCCACCCAGAGAAATTTCTCAGCTAACAAGCTGCCACACGAGTGGACCACGTTAATGGTCAAGCGTCGCTGGACTGTGTGAATGAATGACGCCCAGTTGTAGAGGaattagaaatatgtatttcaacTTTGAAGTGaccgtacttacatacatacacacatgttctatatatatatatatatatacatatatgtttttttttatatattccagaATGCTGTGCAGACTCTGCCCTTCACttccataaaataattataattattgctaCATTTCCCCCTCTCCTTTGTTGATCATCCTACTACTACTATCAGCAGCGCTGTTTTGTTAACCCGCTGCGCATGCGTGTCAGCGCCCACCATATTTTCCCCCTTTTGCGCATGCGTTCGCTCGTCCGCGCGCTGCTGGATGCCTTTAGTGCTGTTTCGTGGTCGCAAAGTTGTGCTGCGGATTTGCAtatgaaatggaaatgaaaatgttacGAGTCGACTctttaattcttttgttttgttattttgtaattgttttttttttgttgccgtATTTACGAACAATTGTCGCCGATTCGCGCCGCGTTCAACGATGTGTTGATGTCTTCATCCATTAAAATTCAGCTGCGAATTGTAAAAACTGACTTCCTCAAACTAAGCCAACGCTCTCTCCATTCTGTATTCTTCCGCTTTTGTCAGCATAAAAcccaaattatatgttttgtggtGTACGAAATGGTCAGATGCGGTGTGCATATATTTCACTTCATGGGAATGAAGCGATTTTCGCTCGCTTCTTTCTGAGCTATGGAGAAAGAGGcacacaataataaaattattacttaaataGTTCCAAGCGAGCATTGTGCCCCCACAATAACTCCATAACTATTTCCAGCGCATAGAAATATGTTAATCGAGCGCCTGTattcaatgaaaaaatgaactttAGAGATTTAGTAGTACCATCCTTTATTCAGATTGcccccatatatacatatatattccgaAAATTACTTTTCTCAACtactcaaatatatttatagcggATGTAGTTTATTATGAGGTCAgtttaaatattgtttcttctttttattcTCGCACGAGAGTATATAATATTCTTTGTCACTAGAACTACTAACTAACTGTATCttccttatacatatatattcttcttcttgactggcgtagccgagtccacaatagcgcgccacgtatccctccttctggcagtttggcgaaaattggttataccaagcgaagccaggtccctctccacctggtccttccatcggagtggacgtctccctcttcctcggcttccaccagcgggtactgcctcgaatactttcagagctggaacaacatgacctagacagcgtagccgctgtctttttattcgctggactatgtctatgtcgtcgaataacacatacagctcttcgttccatcgtctgcgatattcgccgctgccaatgtttaagggaccataaatcttccgcaaaacctttctctcgaaaactcctagtgccgtctcatcggatgttgacatcgtccacgcttctgcaccgtaaagtaggacgggaatgatgagagacttgtagagtttggtttttgttcgtcgagagaggactgactgtttgtttgacgacaggagatatttcgtcttgtcctcgttcaccaccagacccatacgcttcgcttccttatccagtctggaaaaagcagaactaacggcgcgggtgttgtttccaatgatatcgatattatcggcgtacgccagtagctgtacactcttatggaagattgtaccttctctatttgcggggataccaaattcagacatcgcgacataaaggcagctcctatatacatatattatatgaaaatatatttacatatatattatatatggtatctCAAACTTCAACTATCATTTGTAACCTCACTTCacgttaaaaaaaatgtcttggaAAATTTAATTCACGTTGTCAACATGAAAAATTAGCAATTCAAAAGCTTCAACGAATGACGCGCGCATATGTCTTCCTATCTCCAGACATTTTGTCCAACACCTGAACTATAAGTAAACAGCAAGGAGCACACGATTTCAGGACAATCAAATTACAGTTACAACTTAAAGTGACAAAAAATCGTAAgaatatagcaacaacaacaagttgaaGAGCTTCTTATTCAACAAACctgttacaataacaacagcagaaTTGTAAGCAATTCTAAATTGTGATTGTCAATGGTGAATTGGGAGGGAGTGATGGAGAATGGAGATTGTTAATGGGGCGTACAGTGTTTAATTCAAGCGCCAAAAataatgtacaacaacaacggtcACAAAAACGACAGCCGAGACAGATATCCTTACAGGCAAATAAGTAGTGGAGCGAGTCTTTATCATTGTGGGTGCTCACCACTCGCCAATCTACGCTCCATACGACTCCCCTCCGCTTCGCTTCGCTCAAAACGAAACGATTTGGTCATGTCACAGGGGGATGAACGGACTCAAGTGATATGTGGCGACGAGTGACAGCCATGGCAAGTGAATGTCATCAATGTCAAATGTCACGGAATAATTTCACAAGGCGTCATCGTTAAAAAGTGAACGAAACTGCTTTGTTTCACATTTATCGTATATGCACGGGTGTGTTGGTTAGACGGGTGCCCGGTAGGAACTTGTTCGAGGAagaattttttgcttaaaatgcTAGTGTTCTCGAGGAGGCCAAGGCTCCGACGGTTCAAAatctataattttgaaaacttcaGGTTGTCTTATAAGTAATTTTTCGATGGTAAATCCAAGTTTCTGAAGATTgggttaacatttttttttaaacgtccAAGTAGAAAGAAACTTCCATGCTGTCGAGAAAATAGTAGTGTTCTTACGGGCCCATGTACTCTCAGTATTCCTGATTAAGACCATTT
This genomic interval carries:
- the LOC105208844 gene encoding mannosyl-oligosaccharide glucosidase, which translates into the protein MARQRRNVSTAGEGTNSQTGNNTTTNNTANGSNPQTPTNSNSHNKGSKNTAKHKKNDSHSTHSSGGNSGSSSSTISSSTSGANKNKGAHKKRSSFSLWPKLMLDKWKTLIGFVCLGVASYFGYLGYLETRVNTPFDNEKMVTRSGLDDPERYWGSYRPLTYFGMKTRDPHSLVMGLMWYTPSNLGHGGRGIRHWCEIGDNLDKYGWTHHDGRTFGVQEIHDLPFELKTSYIKYPGGRKLGGDWTARVSVRNITKTWDHSISLIWYVALDERTNGHIRYISNDNSPEAGVYGETLGLGEFKVRFQPIKGRILHKSYLSTVAPSLSKLKETVFSHFRVFTDKRENRFVGLPGEMISQNGVVAADPNFIAIQITAEVDFTMDIIYQSTSSFSNENVSKPPTGREFTNSLQAKLSEFDKRFEDTFHLVAKGYSAKEIKFAKYAVSNLIGGIGYFYGSSKVKSVYTKKPVPYWKAPLYTSVPSRSFFPRGFLWDEGFQTLLISSWDLDIALDIMCHWFDLLNIEGWIPREQILGVEALAKVPEEFVVQHNTNANPPTFFLTLDKILTHHKKELSVKGRLDVLERLYPRLQTWFAWYNTTQRGDVLGTYYWRGRNASSETELNPKTLTSGLDDYPRASHPTNYERHVDLRCWIALAARVMSDLSDILGKDSIKYYETASFLADNQLLNEQHLSPFTETYADWGLHTDGVVLKRPQVTKQNLKKYQQQQLEMVRVTMKQPERQFVDTTYGYVNLFPFLLQILDHDSVYLGKLLRDLRDPNMLWTNYGLRSLSKNSPLYMKRNTEHDPPYWRGPIWININYLAIRALHHYGTVEGPYAALAREIYNELRENVVGNLFKEYQRTGYLWEQYDDTTGQGKGCYPFTGWTSLVVLIMSEQY